From a single Phacochoerus africanus isolate WHEZ1 chromosome 11, ROS_Pafr_v1, whole genome shotgun sequence genomic region:
- the NUP42 gene encoding nucleoporin NUP42 isoform X2 has protein sequence MEVWESSGQWMFSVYSPMKKKLNISGFTDISPEELRLEYHNFLTSNNLQSYLNSVQHLINQWRSRVNELKNLNTSTKIALLSDVKDGVKQVAPAFGFGNSQAVTFGSPGFPVNSNSSCSAQNFSFKPRSSFAAAPSGSPSVFGSTPAFGATPSASSAISASAPTFGLGKPEITSAASFSFKTPAASGFGSSGFSGFPAPMAADPVAPAFGSGSSVAGFGSPGSHSHAAFSKSSNDTFGNSSLSTSLPVSHGTTDNVLFTPKDQLTVEELEQFQSKKFTLGKIPLKPPPVELLNI, from the exons GTTTTACAGACATTTCACCAGAGGAGTTGAGACTTGAATACCATAACTTCTTAACCAGCAATAACTTACAGAGTTat cTAAATTCCGTACAACATTTAATAAATCAGTGGAGGAGCAGGGTAAATGAACTCAAAAATCTAAATACGTCAACTAAAATAGCTTTG ctctCTGATGTAAAAGATGGAGTAAAGCAAGTAGCACCTGCATTTGGATTTGGCAATAGTCAGGCAGTAACATTTGGGTCACCAG gttttcCAGTGAATAGCAACAGCAGTTGTAGTGCTCAGAATTTTAGTTTTAAACCAAGGTCTTCGTTTGCTGCTGCCCCCTCTGGAAGTCCTTCTGTGTTTGGGAGTACTCCGGCATTTGGAGCCACACCCTCTGCCAGTTCTGCCATCAGCGCTTCTGCCCCAACTTTTGGACTTGGGAAGCCCGAAATCACATCTGCTGCTTCATTTTCGTTTAAAACCCCTGCAGCTTCTGGTTTTGGATCATCTGGATTTTCAGGATTTCCAGCTCCAATGGCAGCAGACCCTGTTGCCCCAGCCTTTGGAAGTGGCAGTTCTGTGGCTGGTTTTGGTAGTCCTGGGTCACATTCTCATGCTGCTTTTTCCAAGTCATCCAATGACACCTTTGGAAATAGCAGCCTATCCACCTCTCTCCCAGTCTCACATGGCACAACAGATAATGTATTATTCACACCCAAGGATCAACTAACAGTGGAAGAACTAGAACAATTTCAATCTAAGAAATTCACTTTGGGAAAAATTCCCTTAAAGCCACCACCTgtggaactcctaaatatttaa